The Diospyros lotus cultivar Yz01 chromosome 15, ASM1463336v1, whole genome shotgun sequence genome has a window encoding:
- the LOC127792291 gene encoding uncharacterized protein LOC127792291: MGTHLTPWLLRSSCRASPIIRFSATLSTPIRRYSKKQSGAGGHRVDIEKARTTAEEFEKVAEEKARQGFASHTSEKAGDAAEEAVAGEATVDRVKERYMEPPGKGNFDKPKDD; the protein is encoded by the exons ATGGGAACCCATCTAACTCCATGGCTGCTCCGCTCCTCCTGTAGGGCCTCGCCGATCATCCGCTTCTCCGCCACTCTCTCCACGCCCATCAGA AGATATAGCAAGAAGCAAAGCGGCGCTGGCGGGCATAGAGTGGACATAGAGAAGGCGCGGACGACGGCGGAAGAGTTCGAGAAGGTGGCGGAAGAGAAGGCGAGGCAAGGGTTCGCAAGCCACACGAGTGAGAAGGCTGGAGACGCAGCCGAAGAGGCGGTCGCCGGCGAAGCCACCGTCGACCGTGTCAAGGAAAGATATATGGAGCCGCCGGGAAAGGGCAACTTCGACAAGCCCAAGGATGACTGA